The genomic stretch ATGCTACATAAAACTATTTTATATAGAAAGTATTAAACTGTATGTTGAGCTGAACCAATACTCATGGAAATGCAGCCATACCTCAGTAGGAGCCATTCATGTCACAAAGTGCCTCGTTCCTCAGATATATCGCTGGTTCTTTGCGAGTAGGTAGACAGCAGTTGGTCCAGTCCACAAACTCACTGCTCCCAACATGTGGGGGCGGCGTGTACACTTTTATTGGATCCAGTGTTCTACATCGATCATGTCTTCTATAACGCATTTGTATTTCTTTTACTCTAGGTACCACAAGTGCTGAGGGTACAATGGGCTGCCAGGAAGTGCATGCAGTGACGCTGCTGGCCTTCGTGTGTGGTACAGCCTGCATTGCCGGCCTCTTCACCGCCACCTTGCTGCCTCAGTGGAGGCAGATGAAGCTGTTCACCTATAACCGGAATGAGAAGAACCTGACCGTCAGCATCGGGCTGTGGGTGAAGTGCACGCGGCAAGAGTGGTCCAGGGAGTGTTTGATGTACGACACCGATTGGTACGCCAGTGTCGATCAGCTGGACATCCGCGTTCTACAATTCGCACTTCCATTCAGCATTCTGACCGCTGGCTCCGCACTTATACTGTGCCTGACCGGAATATGTAACACCACCTTCAGCTCCAACGTGCCCAACCTAAAATTTACTGAGTGTCTCATCAACAGCGCTGGTTGCCACCTAGTGGCGGGCTTGCTGTACATCCTAGCCGGTATAATTAGCATTACTCCCTCCATTTGGACCATATTTTATAACAACGTTTTGAACAGGATGTACGGGCCGTATTTCACCTACGACATTGCCGTGTTTGTCGCCATAGGCAGCTCTGCAGGATTGTTTTTCACCTCTCTTTTACTGTTTCTGTGGTATTGTGCCTGCAAGTCTCTACCGTCGCCGTTCTGGCAGCCGGTTTATTCACAAGTATCAAGCATGCACAGCTACATCCCTCCATCGTACGCCTCGCAGTCCCGTATGTCGTCCATCGAGATAGACATCCCTGTGGTTACACACACTACATAGGCGTGACGCTTCATTGTTTCAAGCTGTGAACTTTCATCTCCCCCCCCTAAATATCATTACATTAGTGAATTGATTACGTGGGTTATTTTCTCATTTGtggttttcattatttttttttacatttgttctaGATAT from Pseudophryne corroboree isolate aPseCor3 chromosome 5, aPseCor3.hap2, whole genome shotgun sequence encodes the following:
- the CLDN12 gene encoding claudin-12, translated to MGCQEVHAVTLLAFVCGTACIAGLFTATLLPQWRQMKLFTYNRNEKNLTVSIGLWVKCTRQEWSRECLMYDTDWYASVDQLDIRVLQFALPFSILTAGSALILCLTGICNTTFSSNVPNLKFTECLINSAGCHLVAGLLYILAGIISITPSIWTIFYNNVLNRMYGPYFTYDIAVFVAIGSSAGLFFTSLLLFLWYCACKSLPSPFWQPVYSQVSSMHSYIPPSYASQSRMSSIEIDIPVVTHTT